The Acidobacteriota bacterium genomic sequence CCGCCTCTTCCTCCTCCCCGACGCCCTCACGTACCCGGGGATCGCCGCGGGCCTCGCCTTCGCCGCGGCGCGCGGCGCCGTCGCGCGCGCCTCCGGCGGATCGCTCCTGGGGAGCTTCTACGACGACGAGCCGGCCATCCTCGGCGCGCTCGGGGGGGTGGCGGTGGGCGCCGCGATTCCCTTCGTGGCGCGGGGGGCGTACATGATCGTGCGGCGGATCCGCGGAGGCGGGGCGGCGCCTGCCGGCGGGGATCTCGCGCCGGCGCCTCGCGAGGCCGGGGCGCCCGCCGAGGGGCCGGACGGCGGTGCGCCGGGTGGCAGACTGGCGGCGGCCGGCGAGACCGACGAGGAGATCGCCGAGGCGGCCCTCGCGGAGGGGATGGGGCTGGGGGACGTGAAGATGCTGGCGATGGTCGGCGCCTTCCTCGGCGCGCGGATGACCCTCGTCACGATTCTCGTGGGGTCGGTCCTCGGATGCCTTCTTGTGGTCCCGTGGCTCCTCCTCAGCCGCCGCTCCTTCCGGACGCCCGTTCCGTTCGGCCCCTTCATCGCCCTGGGCGCCGTCGTCGCCGCCTTCGCCGGCCCCGGGCTGTCGTCGTGGTACTCGGACCTCGTCGTCCGGATGATCTCGTGAGGGATCGATGCAGCCGCTGATCCGCGGGTACGAGACGCAGGTCAAGATCTTCATGGTGATGGTGGTCCTCTTCCTCGTCACCGCGAACCTCGTCACGGTCACCTTCCTCGACAACTCCGAGTCGCTTCTCCTCGACGAGGCGCGCGTCCGGATCCTCGACGCCGCCGAGGCGATGGCGCGCGCGGTCGCCGCGGAGGATCCCGCGCGCCCGCCGCGGGATCTCCGCGATCTCGCGCGCGCCCACGGCGCGTCGCTGGCGGAGATCGTGGATCGATCGGGGAAGGTGACGGCCTCGAGCCAGTCGTGGCGTGAGGGGGCGACCATCCCTCTCGACACGCTCGTCGGCGCCGACGCGCTGCGCGATCTCGACGCGGGGCGCCCCGCGATCGATCGCGACGACGCGCCGGGCGATCTCACGGACATCCTGGTGCGCGTCGGCCCGGCGGGCCCCTCCCCGAGGCTGCTCCACGCGGGCTTCTCGCTGACGGCGGCCGAGACGATACGGCGCCAGATCCGGATCCTCACCTGGGCGCAGGGGATCGGCGGCACGCTCGTGCTGGTGATGGTCCTGCTCTTCATCCGGTTCGTCCTCTCCCCCTACCGCGCGCTGCGCGCGGCGGCCGCCTCGATCGAGCCGCCGGAGTCGGCCGCCGCGGGCGGCGACGATCCGGCTTTTCTCGTCGCCTCCTTCCGCGGCGTCGTCGAGAAGATGCGCGCGATGGAAGGGGAGCTCGAGAGGATGCGTTTCTCGAGCTCGTCGGCGGGGGCGCAGGAGTCGCTCCTCTCGAGCCTCAGCAGCGGCGTCCTCATCCTCGACGCGGGGGGGCGCGTCGCCGCGCTCAACCCCGCCGGGGAGACGATTCTCGGCCTCGCCGCCGTGGATCTCCTCGGCAAGCGCGTCAGCGAGATCTTCGCCCCCACCGCGGAGCTGGCCGCGCTCCTCGACGAGGCGGCGCGTCATGGCCGCGGCCGCGCGCGCGAGGTGGTGAGCTACCGGCTTCCTTCGGGGCGCAGCGTCCACCTGGGAGTCACCACGTCGGGTCCGCCGGGAGGCGGGAGCGGCGCCCTGTGCCTCTTCAGCGATCTCACCGAGATCCGGGGGCTGCAGGCCCGCGTCCTCCTCAAGGAGAACCTCGCGCGGGTCGGGGAGCTCTCGGCCGGCATCGCGCACGAGTTCCGCAACAGCCTCGCGACGATCCTGGGGTACGCGCGCCTCGCGGCGAAGTCCGACGCGGAGCCCGACGGAAACGCCGCCGCGATCGTCCGGGAGGTCCAGTCGACGGGGCGCCTCGTGGACGAGTTCCTGCGCTACGCGGCGCCGGCGCGCCTCCAGCGCGCGGAGTGCGCGCTGCGGCCGATCCTCGAGGGGCTCGCGGAGGAGGTCCCCCGCTCGACGGGCGCAGGAGTCTCCGTGCGGGTGACCGGGGAGTGGCCCGACAGGATTGTCGCCGACGAGGCGCTCCTGAGGCAGGCCTTCCACAATCTTCTCAGGAACGCGGTCGAGGCGAGCGGCGCCGGCGCGAGCTCCGGCGTCGTGCTGGTGAGGGGGCGCACCGAGGAGGGGAGCGCCTTCGTGGACATCACGGACAGCGGCGAGGGGTTCGCCCCCGAGATCCTCCCGAAGCTCTTCACGCCCTTCGTGACGACGAAGAGCCACGGCACCGGCCTCGGGATGGCCCTCGCGCAGAAGATCGTCGTCAGCCACGACGGGTCCATCGACGCGGTCAACCTCGAGGGGGGTGGGGCCCGGATCACCGTCTCGCTCCCGCTGACCGACTGAACCGTCCGTGTCACGCGGTGTCACGAATGGTGACGAAATCGTGGCGACCTGGTCTCGGGCGTTCGGGGGCCGGTGGCGTCATGGGCCTGACGGTCTGGATTAGTTGAATGGTGGCGGAGCTTTACGGCCGTCGTGCATAGGCGTGCCGGGATGGCACCCTGGTTGCTCTGGAGGAACCCGAGATGAGTTCAACGACCCATGACCGTCGCGACCGCTCGAGGGGGAGGGGCCTCTCCCGCGGGTTCTCCCTGGCCGAGCTCCTCATCGTCGTCGCGATTATCGGCCTCATCGTCCTCGTCTTCTTCCCGGCCCTGGGGAACTTCTCGAGGTCGTGGAAGGCGCGCTCGACGGCCGACGCGATGATGGCCGACATCCGGGGCGCCCACCAGATGGCGATCTCGATGCACCAGAACATCACCTTCACCTTCACGCCGAGCCCGACCAACACGTACTCGTACTACCACCCGATCCAGAAGAAGACGATCACCGTCAAGGTTTCGAACAACACGACGATGACCACGAACCCGACGGGGTCGTTCGCGCCGGTGATGAACATCAACGGATCGATCACCAACCCGTCGGCCCCGTCGGCGAGCGCGCCGACCAGCAACTTCGTCAGGCTGACGACGACGATCACCGGCGGCCGGATCGACACGTACACCTTCGGCTTCAGCACGGCCGGCCAGATCACGTACACGGTGAGCCATTGAGAGTCAGGAGGCGCGGGATGCGACGCGGATCGCGGGGATACAGCCTGATCGAGGTGATCATCTCCCTCGGCATCCTCACCGGCGTCATCGTCGCCATCGCGGCGATGTTCGTCCTCGCGCAGACCAACGTGAAGAGCGGGAAGCTCCTGACGGAGGCCACCTCCATCGGCGAGGACATGATGGAGGACATCAACAAGCTCTCGTACAACGGCGTCCAGATCTTCTTCGTCGGCGCGCAGAACCTGGCGACGCTGACGAGCTACACCGCCGACACCCGGACGGCGAGCTCGTACGCGAACACCACGTACGCCACGCAGATCAGCTCGAAGCTCTCGGGAGGGTACGCGCTGATCACCCTCACCCCGATCGGCGGCAACGTGAAGCCGGCCGTCTGGAACACGGGGGAGGCGATCCGGGTGAGCATCACGATTTTCTGGAAGGAGCTGCGGCGCAACCGCAGCGTGACCGTCGAAGGCGTGCGGTTCTGAGTCGCTCGTCGGCCCCCCTGCCGGAAGAGCGCAAGGCCCACAAGGAGGATGGTTCCCGTGAGTGAATTCAGGGTGCGTCGATCGTTTGCGACCGGGCGCGCGGCACGTCCGCACGGGTTCACGCTGGCCGAGGTGATGGTCGCCATCGCCGTCTTCGCGGTCATCGTCGCCATCGCCATGACGCTCTACCAGCAGCTCCAGAAGAGCTTCAAGCAGGGGGAGAACGCGACCGCGGAGCAGCAGAACACGCGCATCGCCTTCGACCGGATGATGTCCGACCTCCGCATGGCCGGGTTCAACTACAACCCCAACGGCGCGACCCGCCCCGACGAGCAGATCGAGGGGATGTGGACGAACGCCGTGACCGTGCGCGGCGACTACGACTACGAGACCGCCGACGCCAACACGCCGGAGCCTTCTCTCGCGGGCGGCGCTTTCTCGGTCGTCTCGACCGGCAACGACGAGATCGTCACCTACGCCCTCGGCAAGCCCAGCGGCACCGGCGGAACGACGATCCAGTTCCAGGCCGACGTGAGCGCCGTGCCGCGCGACGGGACGCTGCAGACGGTGCCCATCAACAACGTGTACCTCGACATGAACTCGCCGCCGTACACCCTCTACCGCATCACGCTGAAGCCCGGCGGCACCGCCCTCGCCTCGATGGCCGACAAGGTCCCGATCGCCGACAACATCCGCGAGATGGACGTCACCTACTTCGACGGCGCGGGAACGCAGCTCACGACGATGGCGCTGGGGATGGACGATCCGAACAGCCTCGCCCTCCGCAAGAAGATCGCGAAGATCAACGTGCGGATCGTCGGCATGACGCAGGACCCCGATGTCAAGTACTTCGACCCGACCGACACGAACCCGCTGAGCCAGCACTTCCGGAAGTTCGATCTCACGAGCGACGTGACGCCCCGAAACCTCGGCTACGTCGGCATGGCGGATCTCGATCTCGACAAGCCGACCACCCCGACG encodes the following:
- a CDS encoding PAS domain-containing protein → MQPLIRGYETQVKIFMVMVVLFLVTANLVTVTFLDNSESLLLDEARVRILDAAEAMARAVAAEDPARPPRDLRDLARAHGASLAEIVDRSGKVTASSQSWREGATIPLDTLVGADALRDLDAGRPAIDRDDAPGDLTDILVRVGPAGPSPRLLHAGFSLTAAETIRRQIRILTWAQGIGGTLVLVMVLLFIRFVLSPYRALRAAAASIEPPESAAAGGDDPAFLVASFRGVVEKMRAMEGELERMRFSSSSAGAQESLLSSLSSGVLILDAGGRVAALNPAGETILGLAAVDLLGKRVSEIFAPTAELAALLDEAARHGRGRAREVVSYRLPSGRSVHLGVTTSGPPGGGSGALCLFSDLTEIRGLQARVLLKENLARVGELSAGIAHEFRNSLATILGYARLAAKSDAEPDGNAAAIVREVQSTGRLVDEFLRYAAPARLQRAECALRPILEGLAEEVPRSTGAGVSVRVTGEWPDRIVADEALLRQAFHNLLRNAVEASGAGASSGVVLVRGRTEEGSAFVDITDSGEGFAPEILPKLFTPFVTTKSHGTGLGMALAQKIVVSHDGSIDAVNLEGGGARITVSLPLTD
- a CDS encoding prepilin-type N-terminal cleavage/methylation domain-containing protein, whose translation is MSSTTHDRRDRSRGRGLSRGFSLAELLIVVAIIGLIVLVFFPALGNFSRSWKARSTADAMMADIRGAHQMAISMHQNITFTFTPSPTNTYSYYHPIQKKTITVKVSNNTTMTTNPTGSFAPVMNINGSITNPSAPSASAPTSNFVRLTTTITGGRIDTYTFGFSTAGQITYTVSH
- a CDS encoding prepilin-type N-terminal cleavage/methylation domain-containing protein; protein product: MSEFRVRRSFATGRAARPHGFTLAEVMVAIAVFAVIVAIAMTLYQQLQKSFKQGENATAEQQNTRIAFDRMMSDLRMAGFNYNPNGATRPDEQIEGMWTNAVTVRGDYDYETADANTPEPSLAGGAFSVVSTGNDEIVTYALGKPSGTGGTTIQFQADVSAVPRDGTLQTVPINNVYLDMNSPPYTLYRITLKPGGTALASMADKVPIADNIREMDVTYFDGAGTQLTTMALGMDDPNSLALRKKIAKINVRIVGMTQDPDVKYFDPTDTNPLSQHFRKFDLTSDVTPRNLGYVGMADLDLDKPTTPTGLAVCPGHCQGLYATWTANPANQGVIKYEVTSGAAIASMANPQDAYTTSYFVPNLTSASYMVGVAGVDAAGNKSDPPAYSPLTTITNSTIPKAPTGPTFTSVSGGNAVFNQINLGWAAPTLNTTNLGCDVSPWPIRDLKGFRLFRGATAGFDPNISAQVQISVDPNTITAGATTYSDPANPNSPTIVNCRPYFYKLRAEDLCGAYDPNVAAFNSASSSSSVKPSIPTNATALDMGNNSTLLSWNPVSTNVTPSPILIDKYKVFRTA